A stretch of the Salvelinus fontinalis isolate EN_2023a chromosome 22, ASM2944872v1, whole genome shotgun sequence genome encodes the following:
- the LOC129819696 gene encoding voltage-dependent calcium channel gamma-4 subunit-like: MEAKGRGMPQVMVWWEKGIQVVLTTLGAFAAFSLMAVAIGTDYWLYARAFICNSTANSSQDDPNNKDKKDPGALTHSGLWRICCLEGLKRGVCSQINHFPDDADYDQDAAEYLLRVVRASSIFPILSAILLLMGAMCVASSSFYKSKRNIILGGGILFVAAGLSNIIGVIVYISAALSDISPKKDEDKKWHYSYGWSFYFGGLSFILAEMVGVLAVNIYIEKNKELRCRSRTELFKSTTNAMLRLPSYRFRRRSRSSSHSTDPPRSPRDTSPTDAKSFALPPSAPPFSVATLPNPHHAGGGVGGDISMYTLTRDSKMGSLGGGGPPLYGTVDRASLYQLHSYFPNEEVGVMMSGTLPSLSKSNLSAAGQNTAVGGTAIAPLNTLSSSGPTPQQPPLSTGTMERERGMGTLDRLGGKRNRDTDSDTLNRRTTPV; the protein is encoded by the exons ATGGAGGCAAAAGGCAGAGGCATGCCCCAAG TCATGGTGTGGTGGGAGAAGGGGATCCAGGTTGTCCTCACCACTTTGGGGGCGTTTGCAGCCTTTTCCCTGATGGCGGTGGCCATTGGGACGGACTACTGGCTGTACGCACGGGCCTTCATCTGCAACAGCACGGCCAACTCCTCCCAGGATGACCCCAACAACAAGGACAAGAAAGACCCTGGAGCCCTCACCCACTCTGGCCTTTGGAGGATCTGCTGTCTGGAGG ggCTGAAGAGAGGAGTGTGTTCTCAGATCAATCATTTCCCGGACGATGCAGACTATGATCAGGATGCAGCAGAGTATCTCTTGC GTGTGGTCCGAGCCTCCAGTATCTTCCCCATCCTGAGTGCTATACTCCTCCTGATGGGAGCCATGTGTGTTGCATCCAGCAGCTTCTACAAGAGCAAGAGGAACATCATCCTAGGAGGAGGCATCCTGTTTGTGGCTGCTG gCCTGAGCAACATCATTGGCGTGATCGTGTACATCTCTGCGGCGCTAAGCGACATCTCGCCCAAGAAGGATGAGGACAAGAAGTGGCATTACTCGTACGGCTGGTCCTTCTACTTCGGAGGCCTCTCCTTCATCCtggctgagatggtgggtgtcctgGCCGTCAACATCTACATCGAGAAGAACAAGGAGCTGCGCTGCCGCTCTCGCACCGAACTCTTCAAGAGCACCACGAACGCCATGCTCCGCCTGCCCAGCTACCGCTTCCGCCGGCGCTCCCGCTCCAGCTCGCACTCTACCGACCCGCCACGCTCCCCCCGTGACACCTCACCCACAGACGCCAAGAGCTTTGCATTACCGCCGTCTGCCCCGCCTTTCTCTGTGGCCACCCTTCCCAACCCGCACCATGCTGGTGGAGGAGTAGGGGGCGATATCTCCATGTATACCCTGACCCGGGACTCCAAGATGGGGAGTCTTGGTGGCGGCGGGCCCCCCCTCTACGGCACGGTGGACCGGGCCTCCCTCTACCAGCTGCACAGCTACTTCCCCAATGAGGAAGTGGGGGTGATGATGAGCGGTACACTGCCTTCTCTCTCCAAGTCCAACCTCTCTGCGGCGGGCCAGAATACCGCGGTCGGCGGCACTGCCATTGCGCCCCTGAATACCTTGTCGTCCTCCGGTCCTACCCCCCAGCAGCCACCTCTGTCCACAggcaccatggagagagagaggggcatgggCACCCTGGACCGGCTGGGGGGCAAACGGAACAGGGACACTGACTCGGACACGCTGAACAGGAGAACCACGCCAGTGTGA
- the LOC129819697 gene encoding voltage-dependent calcium channel gamma-6 subunit-like produces the protein MWSTFFLHEEDGRPIPPGMGVGPGAGPLGLTGVMGGRGAGAGAMGVKRRAKALTSRHPGGMSEVQKGKIKLAFFVAIVGVVLTVLGLGTEYWVELSPPKNFYNNQTCLAAHYGLWKGCSRTLWVADIDPERESCGPAELPGESHCNYFKFYTTGENAVIFQKTTEKSLNVAAAMMALFGLFLMVMGAICITTALSKGESFFLKPASVCFILSGLLMLLSLAVFNQSVLSFLASDHSVPLRHELSWSVSCIGCAGVMLILGGILFLLLALPFSPWRRCFPPKNESGS, from the exons ATGTGGTCCACCTTCTTTCTGCACGAAGAGGATGGCAGGCCGATTCCACCAGGGATGGGCGTAGGACCAGGAGCAGGTCCACTGGGACTGACCGGTGTCATGGGTGGCAGAGGGGCTGGGGCTGGTGCTATGGGAGTTAAGCGCCGGGCAAAAGCGTTGACATCGAGACACCCAGGGGGCATGAGCGAGGTCCAGAAGGGCAAGATTAAGCTGGCGTTCTTCGTGGCCATCGTGGGCGTGGTATTGACAGTCTTGGGCTTGGGCACAGAGTATTGGGTGGAGCTGTCCCCGCCCAAGAACTTCTACAACAACCAGACGTGTCTGGCGGCTCACTACGGGCTCTGGAAAGGATGCTCCCGGACTCTGTGGGTGGCGGACATAGACCCTGAGCGAGAGAGCTGTGGGCCGGCTGAACTGCCAGGAG AATCTCACTGCAACTACTTCAAGTTCTACACCACCGGAGAGAACGCTGTCATCTTCCAGAAGACGACAGAAAAGA GTCTGAATGTGGCGGCAGCCATGATGGCCCTCTTCGGTCTCTTCCTGATGGTCATGGGGGCCATATGCATCACCACAGCCCTCAGCAAAGGAGAATCGTTCTTCCTCAAGCCTGCTTCGGTTTGCTTCATTCTGTCAG gCCTCCTGATGCTCCTATCtcttgctgttttcaaccaatCGGTCCTCTCCTTCCTAGCCAGTGACCACTCGGTGCCGTTGCGTCACGAGCTGTCTTGGTCAGTGTCCTGTATTGGGTGTGCAGGGGTCATGCTTATTTTGGGCGGGATCCTCTTTCTCTTGCTTGCACTGCCATTCAGCCCCTGGCGAAGGTGttttccccccaaaaatgaaaGTGGCAGCTAG